Genomic window (Methanosphaera sp.):
GAACTTGAAAAAAGAGGATATTCACTAGGAGAAAGAGCTGTAAGATACCATATGCATATCTTAGATGAAAAAGAACTTACCCAAAAAGTAGGATATAAAGGACGTAAAATAACAAAAAAAGGAATTGAAGAACTAAAAGAAGGATTAATCTATGACCAAGTAGATTTTACATTTTCAAGATTTCAAGAGAAAATGTATAATGTATCAATTAATCCACTAACAGGAAAAGGTTCTGTAATTGTAAATATGTCATCAATAGATGATCATGAAGCAATGCAATCAACACTAAATGAAGTCCTAGAAAAGGGATTAGCAGTAAGTGACAGATACAACATAGTAGAACATAATGAAAAAAAATACATAGAAACAGTATGTGGTACAACAATAGATGGAGTATTCCAACAAAAAGGTATTATAACAAAGCCAATATGTGGAGGACTTCTGAAAGTTGAAGATAACACACCAATATCATTTATTGAACAAATATCATATACAAAAACATCACTAACACCACTTGAAGCATTTACAGGAGAAGATACAACATCAGTACTTGATGTAATGAATTCAGGAACAGGAATTATACCTGCAAACTTCAGAATAATACCAGCCGTTATGAAAGATAAGGCAACATCAATTCTCCGGCAACTTGAAAAGATAGGAATTGGTGGAGTAATAAGTATTGGAGATGTTGGAAAACCAGTACTTGGAATACCTGTTCGTGATCAAATGATAGGAATTGTAGTTATTGGAGGTGTTACACCACTATGTGCTGCACAAGAGGAAGGATATGATCTTGATGTGAAAGTTGCAGATTCCTATGCAAATTATGAATCTATGCAATCATCAAATATCTACAATACAAAACTTCCATTTAATGAAATAAATCCTGACATATCAATGGAAGTAGAATTTTTAATGAACAAGATTTATAATTTAATATCTAATGTTTCATTTGATCCTGAAACTCAACAAGGAGATGTTCTTGCAAATACATCATATATTGATAAAAAATATGTTGATGATGCAATTGAAATTATGAATAGTGTTTATAAAAATAAGCCTGAATTTTGTGTTGGAAACAGATATGCTCTAGTTGATGTGCCAAATTCAGATAAAGTTGGTATTGCTACAATTTGTAGTCTTACACTTGATGGAATTCTTACAAACTTTGGTATAAATTCCATACCTAAATATAGTGGTGTTCTAGATATTTATGGTAATAATAAGAGATTTATTGAATTAATATCATATCAGGGTTCATCTCTTGATCCTCATGAAATATTCATTAAAAAGAATATGCAAAATGTTACAGATGCAATTGATGATAATGGTAAAATTCTTGCAAGTGTTCATACAGTACCATATATTGCACGTGAAAAAACCGTATCAATATTTGAAGAACTTGAAAGTACAGGACTTGATGCTCTTTGTATTGGAAAACCTAATGAATACACATACAATGCAAGAATTGAAAAGTATAACTTTGGATATGTCTTATCTGGAGGATTAAATCCTGTTGTTGCAATAAAAGAAAATGGTATACCTGTTGAAGTTAAAACTCTTGAAAGTATTATGAATTATAATGAATTTGAAGAATTATAATTCCCTTATTTACTATTTTTTCCATATTTTACATAACTACCCTTATTTAAACTAATTAAAGTATTAAATTATTTTTTTATATAAAAAAGCTTTTTATATTTTTAGAAATTAATATATTAGTATAAAAAAAAATTTATTTAAATTATATATTCAAAAAAAATATGGAATATATATCAAAAATTTGGTGTAATAATGGTTGTAACAATTTACAAAGATAGATGTAATGGAATAGAAAAATGTCCTGGAAATGGAGTGTGCATAATGGTTTGTGCACTAGATGCTATAGATGATGTTAATGGATATCCTGTAATTAATGAGGCAGCATGTACTTCATGTGAATTATGTATAAGAAACTGCCCAAATGAAGCATTAACATTATAAATAAATTAAAGCCTTTTAATTTAAATTAACCCCCACACATAATTTTTTTATTACTTTTTTTATGAAAATAAACCTAGATTTAACACAACTAAATTAATAATATAAAAAGATTATAATATAAAATTCAACATATAAGTATATATACAAAACGTTAATAATTTTATGGGAATTAAATAAAATGATTTTTGATGATGCATTAAATGACATAATAGAAAATGTAAACAAAACAACACACGGTGTTAAAGATGAAGATGTCACACAAATGACACAAATGATTAGAGAAGTTGAAAATATATTTGTTATGGGATTAGGTCGTTCAGGACTTGTAGCAAAAGCATTTGCTATGCGTTTAATGCACCTTGGATTAAGTGTTGCTGTAGTAGGGGAAACAACAACACCAGCAATAGGACCAAATGATTGTCTTATTGCAATATCAGGATCAGGAGAAACAAGTCACATACTTAGTGCTGTGGCAACATCAAAAGATATAGGATCAAAAATAATAGCAATCACATCCTATACTAATAGTTCTCTTGCAAATGAAGCAGATATCATAATTCAACTTAAAGGAAGAACAAAAATAGATGAAGATAACAACTACACATCCCGTCAAATAAGTGGACTTCACAGCACACTCTCACCAATGGGAACAATATTTGAAATTAGTAGTTTAATCTTCCTTGATTCAATAATTGCACAGCTTATGGAAGATTTACATCAAACAGAAAAAGATCTTAAAGCAAGACATACTGTGCTTGAATAAATATATAAAAAAAATAGTAGGGTAAAGGATTTTATAATTAAATCCTTTTTCTATAAATTTAAACTCCAAAACTAATTTAAAGCTTATTTTATAACTAGAATTGTTTCATTATCATCATATGTATAACATATTTCAATGATATCATCTAGTATATTGTTAATATTAATATCAACAACTTGACTTAGAAGTTCACCTTGAAGTTGTAATGTTAAAATAAGATCACCATCATCATATTCAAAATATAATAGTTTTCCAGGAATAAAAACACGATTATATGTTATTTCAATAAGTGCTCCTTCCCTGAAATTATGATCAATATAGTCTATAACTTCACATTCTTCTAATATAACTTCATCTGCCAAATATATCCACTCCTCTAGTTTTTAATCCAAAGTTGTGCTTTTCCTCGTACTGTTACATCACCCACATAGAGAGTGTATGATCCAATGTGATATTTACCATTAATTAGTGGATTTGCAACTGTCTCTTTTTTAGTAAATCCTTCAAGAATTTCACCAACAGATCCATTAATTACAACAGTACCTTTTTTCATCTGTCCTGCAGGCCATCTGTCAACATCACCATCAATTTGAACATATCCACCCATCATGTGTATTGCAAGAAGCTTTCCACAATTACCTTTTACATAGATTTCACCAGATGACATACATTCAGCAAGTTGCTCTCCAACATCTCCATTAATGATAATTTTTCCACCAGACATTCCTCTCCATTCACCCATATAGGATGCACCACAGAACTCTTTAGTGCTACCATTAACTTCAATAAGTCCACCTTTCATTTCACGTCCAACATAGCTTTCAGCATCACCATTTACTATGATATGTCCACCACTCATTTGTGCTCCAAGATGTAAATCTACACCACTATTTACCTCAATCATACCTTCTGACATGTTAAGTCCTATGTATTTTACACGTTCAAGATTTCCATTCATTATGATTTTACAATCAGATGCACAATTACATTCACCTTCAACTGCAACATCAAAGTATTCACTAAGAGCACACTGCGAATTTCCACGATAAACAATTACATCCCCTATTTCTTTGAGTGTTTTATCATATAATAGCTCTGGTAGAACATTATCAAATTCTAGTGGAATTTGGGAATACTTTATCATAGATAATGTTATAATTTTCATTAAATATCACATCCAGGTTTTACATCTACTCTATTTTCACATTCAAGATAATGATCTGAAACTCCATAGTTTTCATATTTTATTGTATAGAATCTATTAAAGTCAGGTTTTATTCTATTAATTAATTCTTCTTCTTTATCTTCAAGTCCACATACATTAGTCCATACATGTCTACTACCAACAAGTTTTGTAATTTCACCATCCTTTACAAGAATTTCACCATCTTTAATAGTATAAAGACTATTTAGGAGTTTTTCCTCAACAATTGGTGAATTACATTTACGTGTTGCATCAAAATCATTTACATCAATATCATATACTGATATATCAGCTTTAGCACCAACACCAAGATGTCCACGATCAGTAAGACCTAAAATCTTAGCAGGTGATGCACGTGTAATTGTTGCAATTTCATTCCATGAATATTCACGGTCATACTCTGCAAGTGTTGTTCGTCTTGTAGCCCAGCTGTGAACTTCATTATCAAGCATGTCATTAAGTTTTTCATTACTCATAAGCCAGGATATAATTTTTGGATAACGTATAAATGGTCCACCATTAGGTGAATCTGTTGTAAGAACAATCTTCCATGGATCTTTAATACCATATAGGAATTCAAGACCTACAGCCCACTGGAATGCTCCAACAGGAGATCTACTTGAATATATTGTTGGTATAAGACCTGATGCTGTTTCAACTTCAATATCCTTATTTGCCCATTTAAGACCTGTGAGTTTATATAAGTCATACTCCATAGGTGCATCTGCTGTCATTGTTGTTGTTTCATCAAATGTTACCTGTCCAATATCACCTGTAACATGATCATGTTTATTTATATAATCAATAATTTTATCAGCAGCAGATGTTACATCACGCCAGTTTGTTCCATCATATGCATGGAATTGAAGGTGTGTTGAATGCATTACCTGGTTTCTTTCAACATTTGGATTTTTCTTAATATCTTTTATACAATCAAATGTCTTAAGTGTTGTTTCATAATTTCCTGGATGTCCAAGATCGTTTGTATGAACATGTATTGAATGTGGAAGTGCAAGATTTTCATTAGCCATACAAAGAGCACGTATAACTTCACGTCCTGTTACATTCCAGTTATCTTCAGGATCATCTATTCCATGAACATTACGTCCCCATCCCCATGCTTCACTTCCACATGGATTTACAATCTTTACACCGTATCCTTTTGCAAGTTTAAGCCATTTTGATATGAAAAGTGTAAGATCTTCAATATTGTTTTCTTTTACAAACTTAAGCATAAACCAGTTGTTACCAAAGAGTGTTAATGTTGGAATATCAAGATTTGGAATACTGTTAATTTCCTCATGTGCATGTTTTGCCTCAAGTGGTGGAACAGCTGCCTCTGTAACTGTTGTATATCCCATCTTTGTGTATCTGTATCCTATTGTTGGACATGTTGGTAGTGAAAATCCTGCCTCAAATCCTTGAACTTTTCCCTTAACAGGTGGTTTTATTCCACGTCTTATATCTTCTGGACGATAAATTCTTCCAACTGATAACTTTGGACCTGCAATGTGTGAGTGTGCATCAACACCACCTGGCATAACAAGTTTTCCTGTTACATCTATTGTTTTTGCAGATGATGTGACATCCTCTACTATAAATCCATCACGCACATGGATGTCCATCATATCTCCATTGATATTATTTGCTGGATCAAATACTATACCATTTTTTAAAGTATATTCCATAATTAATTACCATCCTCATCTTGTTGTAGTTTTTCATATAATTTTGTTAAAATCCATTCATCTGAATGACAATTTTCTGGCTTTTCAATTACCTTTTTCATATATATTGGTACTGAATCCATACGATATCCTGTTCCTGCAGTTTCAACACCTACTCTTGTACTTGGAAGTACTACATCTGCAATTTCTGTATATGGTCCCCAGTGTGTATCTATCTGTACTGTTGGAATATTAGCTAGGTGTTTTATTGAATGTCCTGGGAATTGTATTACAGGATCTGCTGCAATTGCTGCAAAGAAGTCTACTTCACGACGGTTTAGAAGATCGATTGTTGTTGTCTCTCCTATCATATATCTTGGATATCCTCGTGCAAAGTCTACTCCATATGGATATCCTGTTTCTGTTGTCATTGCTATGTTAAATCCATTAACATTGAAAAATCCACGCATTGGAAGCATTGACCATTTAGAGTATGCATTAAGATCTTCTACTATTTGGATAAGTATATCTATGTTACGTTTCATCTCAGATTGTGTAAGTCCAAGTCCAAAGAACAGTGCTCCATTTTCTGCATTTTTCATAATTTCAGCTAGTTCATAGATTTCTTCACGTTTTATTCCGGCAATTTCTTCAGATTTGATTTCTTTTGATTGTATTGCTACACGAAGTGCATTTAGGAATGCATAATCTTCTCCCATTGCGTAGCTTATTACACGATCTGATACTTTTGCTGTGTTTGTATATTTTGGATCTATTGTTATGATTGTTCTATCATCACGTCCATTTTCTCTGAAAAATCCTTTTGGAAATGCACTGTAGCGTGACAGGTGTCTTGGATGATCATCCATTGGATTTGTTCCAAAGTATATTATTACATCTGAACGATTTTTTACCTCACCTAGTGTCATTACAGGATGTCCAATGTTTTGAAATGCCTGTATTGATGCTCCATGACATATTGTTGACTGGTTATCCATTACTGCTCCTGTTTTTTGTGCAACTTTTATTCCACATTTTATTGCTTCAACTGATGTTTCACCCCATCCATAAAATAGTGGTCTTACACTTTCCTTTAGTAGTGATGCTGCCTTATTTAGTGCTTCATCCCAGCTTACTTCCTTGAGTATTCCTTCCTCATTTCGTATCATTGGATTTAGTAGTCTTTGATCTTCATCATTTATTATTTTACTTGCACCTAAACGACATGCATGTCTTACTGCTACAATTTTTTTATCTTTTAGAAGATATGTTATATCATCACAGTTATTTCCACAGTATGAACATGAACAGTTTCTTATTTCTTCATCATAATCTTCTACTGGTTTTTGTATCATACGCTTTTATTCCCCTTTTTTTATAAATACTGGCTTTTGTCCTAGTGATTTTTCACACTTTCCATATTTATTATATGTTTGACTTATTAAATCTGCAACTAGAAGTACTTCTTTGTC
Coding sequences:
- a CDS encoding DUF128 domain-containing protein, whose amino-acid sequence is MKMMEILRILYSKNEILGAKVISEELEKRGYSLGERAVRYHMHILDEKELTQKVGYKGRKITKKGIEELKEGLIYDQVDFTFSRFQEKMYNVSINPLTGKGSVIVNMSSIDDHEAMQSTLNEVLEKGLAVSDRYNIVEHNEKKYIETVCGTTIDGVFQQKGIITKPICGGLLKVEDNTPISFIEQISYTKTSLTPLEAFTGEDTTSVLDVMNSGTGIIPANFRIIPAVMKDKATSILRQLEKIGIGGVISIGDVGKPVLGIPVRDQMIGIVVIGGVTPLCAAQEEGYDLDVKVADSYANYESMQSSNIYNTKLPFNEINPDISMEVEFLMNKIYNLISNVSFDPETQQGDVLANTSYIDKKYVDDAIEIMNSVYKNKPEFCVGNRYALVDVPNSDKVGIATICSLTLDGILTNFGINSIPKYSGVLDIYGNNKRFIELISYQGSSLDPHEIFIKKNMQNVTDAIDDNGKILASVHTVPYIAREKTVSIFEELESTGLDALCIGKPNEYTYNARIEKYNFGYVLSGGLNPVVAIKENGIPVEVKTLESIMNYNEFEEL
- a CDS encoding 4Fe-4S binding protein, whose product is MVVTIYKDRCNGIEKCPGNGVCIMVCALDAIDDVNGYPVINEAACTSCELCIRNCPNEALTL
- the hxlB gene encoding 6-phospho-3-hexuloisomerase, whose translation is MIFDDALNDIIENVNKTTHGVKDEDVTQMTQMIREVENIFVMGLGRSGLVAKAFAMRLMHLGLSVAVVGETTTPAIGPNDCLIAISGSGETSHILSAVATSKDIGSKIIAITSYTNSSLANEADIIIQLKGRTKIDEDNNYTSRQISGLHSTLSPMGTIFEISSLIFLDSIIAQLMEDLHQTEKDLKARHTVLE
- a CDS encoding DUF2097 domain-containing protein — protein: MADEVILEECEVIDYIDHNFREGALIEITYNRVFIPGKLLYFEYDDGDLILTLQLQGELLSQVVDININNILDDIIEICYTYDDNETILVIK
- a CDS encoding formylmethanofuran dehydrogenase subunit C; translation: MKIITLSMIKYSQIPLEFDNVLPELLYDKTLKEIGDVIVYRGNSQCALSEYFDVAVEGECNCASDCKIIMNGNLERVKYIGLNMSEGMIEVNSGVDLHLGAQMSGGHIIVNGDAESYVGREMKGGLIEVNGSTKEFCGASYMGEWRGMSGGKIIINGDVGEQLAECMSSGEIYVKGNCGKLLAIHMMGGYVQIDGDVDRWPAGQMKKGTVVINGSVGEILEGFTKKETVANPLINGKYHIGSYTLYVGDVTVRGKAQLWIKN
- a CDS encoding formylmethanofuran dehydrogenase subunit A — its product is MMEYTLKNGIVFDPANNINGDMMDIHVRDGFIVEDVTSSAKTIDVTGKLVMPGGVDAHSHIAGPKLSVGRIYRPEDIRRGIKPPVKGKVQGFEAGFSLPTCPTIGYRYTKMGYTTVTEAAVPPLEAKHAHEEINSIPNLDIPTLTLFGNNWFMLKFVKENNIEDLTLFISKWLKLAKGYGVKIVNPCGSEAWGWGRNVHGIDDPEDNWNVTGREVIRALCMANENLALPHSIHVHTNDLGHPGNYETTLKTFDCIKDIKKNPNVERNQVMHSTHLQFHAYDGTNWRDVTSAADKIIDYINKHDHVTGDIGQVTFDETTTMTADAPMEYDLYKLTGLKWANKDIEVETASGLIPTIYSSRSPVGAFQWAVGLEFLYGIKDPWKIVLTTDSPNGGPFIRYPKIISWLMSNEKLNDMLDNEVHSWATRRTTLAEYDREYSWNEIATITRASPAKILGLTDRGHLGVGAKADISVYDIDVNDFDATRKCNSPIVEEKLLNSLYTIKDGEILVKDGEITKLVGSRHVWTNVCGLEDKEEELINRIKPDFNRFYTIKYENYGVSDHYLECENRVDVKPGCDI
- a CDS encoding formylmethanofuran dehydrogenase subunit B yields the protein MIQKPVEDYDEEIRNCSCSYCGNNCDDITYLLKDKKIVAVRHACRLGASKIINDEDQRLLNPMIRNEEGILKEVSWDEALNKAASLLKESVRPLFYGWGETSVEAIKCGIKVAQKTGAVMDNQSTICHGASIQAFQNIGHPVMTLGEVKNRSDVIIYFGTNPMDDHPRHLSRYSAFPKGFFRENGRDDRTIITIDPKYTNTAKVSDRVISYAMGEDYAFLNALRVAIQSKEIKSEEIAGIKREEIYELAEIMKNAENGALFFGLGLTQSEMKRNIDILIQIVEDLNAYSKWSMLPMRGFFNVNGFNIAMTTETGYPYGVDFARGYPRYMIGETTTIDLLNRREVDFFAAIAADPVIQFPGHSIKHLANIPTVQIDTHWGPYTEIADVVLPSTRVGVETAGTGYRMDSVPIYMKKVIEKPENCHSDEWILTKLYEKLQQDEDGN